From Nguyenibacter vanlangensis, one genomic window encodes:
- a CDS encoding HAD-IA family hydrolase: protein MTRTPRVLTFDVVGTLIDFERGMHDSLRALRGPDAPPLDFESFLTAYRGMRNRPDKRLFPEDLEPIYHELAPRFGLPAGNEAARRFVAAAHDWPAFADSVEALARLSRHFRLVAMTNARRWAFAGMEKTLGMPFFDTVTVDDARCEKPDPAFFDRALAKLAPAGFVKADVLHVAQSQFHDIGVARALGYTVCWIERRKAAGGGFGGTVAVETLTAPDYHVHSMAELADLADRGELVMKTPGAGDPAMI, encoded by the coding sequence ATGACACGCACACCCCGGGTCCTGACCTTCGACGTCGTCGGCACGCTGATCGATTTCGAACGGGGCATGCATGACTCCCTGCGCGCCCTGCGCGGCCCGGACGCGCCGCCGCTGGACTTCGAATCCTTCCTGACGGCCTATCGCGGCATGCGGAACCGGCCGGACAAGCGCCTGTTCCCCGAGGATCTGGAGCCGATCTATCACGAACTGGCGCCCCGCTTCGGCCTCCCGGCCGGCAATGAGGCGGCACGACGCTTCGTCGCGGCGGCGCATGACTGGCCGGCCTTTGCCGACTCGGTCGAGGCCCTGGCGCGCCTGTCACGGCATTTCCGGCTGGTGGCGATGACGAATGCGCGGCGCTGGGCCTTCGCCGGCATGGAGAAGACGCTCGGCATGCCGTTCTTCGACACCGTCACCGTGGATGACGCAAGATGCGAGAAGCCGGATCCGGCCTTCTTCGATCGTGCGCTGGCGAAGCTCGCCCCCGCCGGGTTCGTTAAGGCGGATGTGCTGCACGTGGCGCAGAGCCAGTTCCATGATATCGGCGTGGCACGCGCGCTGGGCTACACCGTCTGCTGGATCGAGCGGCGCAAGGCGGCGGGCGGCGGTTTCGGCGGCACCGTCGCGGTCGAGACGCTGACCGCGCCCGACTATCATGTCCACAGCATGGCCGAACTGGCCGACCTGGCTGATCGCGGGGAGCTGGTGATGAAGACGCCGGGTGCAGGCGATCCTGCTATGATCTGA
- a CDS encoding NAD-dependent succinate-semialdehyde dehydrogenase produces the protein MTNTMPDLADPALFSERAAIGGTWRASSNGETLNVDNPATGAVIGTIPACTAQDTRDAIAAAATTQAQWRRTPAAQRAEILTAWHGLMMRHADDLARIMTLEQGKPLAEAKGEVVYAASFLKWFAAEAERMEGETLAPAADRRILVMKEPVGVTAAITPWNFPLAMITRKCGPAIAAGCSMVIKPSELTPYSALALAVLAERAGLPPGLLSIVTGHAREIGPELTGNPIVRKLSFTGSTAVGALLMRQCADTIKRLSLELGGNAPLIVFDDADLDVAVAGTMASKFRNAGQTCVCANRAYVQDGIYDAFAARLAAEVAALTVGDGLAPGVQIGPLINDAAVAKVKAHVEDALAKGARIVGRPFAIDGRFVDPVVLADVTADMRIACEETFGPVLPLFRFTSEEAAVAQANATPFGLASYFFTRDLDRAWRVGAALDFGMVGLNTGTISTATAPFGGVKQSGLGREGGRVGIEEFLELKTLHVALAGA, from the coding sequence ATGACGAACACGATGCCAGACCTGGCCGATCCGGCCTTGTTTTCCGAACGCGCTGCGATCGGCGGGACCTGGCGCGCGTCGTCGAACGGCGAGACGCTGAACGTCGACAATCCCGCGACGGGCGCCGTGATCGGCACCATTCCCGCCTGCACCGCGCAGGATACCCGCGATGCGATCGCCGCCGCCGCGACGACGCAGGCGCAGTGGCGGCGGACCCCGGCCGCGCAGCGTGCCGAAATCCTGACGGCCTGGCACGGGCTGATGATGCGCCATGCCGACGACCTGGCGCGCATCATGACGCTGGAGCAGGGCAAGCCGCTGGCCGAGGCGAAGGGCGAGGTCGTCTATGCCGCCTCGTTCCTGAAATGGTTCGCCGCCGAGGCCGAACGGATGGAGGGCGAAACGCTGGCGCCCGCGGCCGACCGGCGGATCCTGGTGATGAAGGAACCGGTGGGCGTGACGGCCGCGATCACGCCATGGAATTTCCCGCTGGCGATGATCACGCGCAAATGCGGCCCGGCGATCGCTGCGGGATGCAGCATGGTGATCAAGCCGTCGGAACTGACGCCCTATTCCGCCCTGGCCCTGGCGGTGCTGGCGGAACGGGCGGGCCTGCCGCCCGGCCTGCTGTCGATCGTCACCGGCCATGCGCGCGAGATCGGGCCGGAACTGACCGGCAACCCGATCGTCCGCAAACTGTCCTTTACCGGATCCACGGCGGTGGGCGCGCTGCTGATGCGCCAGTGCGCCGATACGATCAAGCGGCTCAGCCTGGAACTGGGCGGCAACGCGCCGCTGATCGTCTTCGACGACGCCGATCTGGACGTCGCGGTGGCCGGAACGATGGCCAGCAAGTTCCGCAATGCCGGCCAGACCTGCGTCTGCGCCAACCGCGCCTATGTCCAGGACGGGATCTATGACGCCTTCGCCGCGCGCCTGGCGGCCGAGGTCGCGGCGCTGACCGTGGGCGACGGGCTCGCGCCCGGCGTGCAGATCGGCCCGCTGATCAACGACGCCGCGGTGGCGAAGGTGAAGGCCCATGTCGAGGACGCGCTGGCGAAGGGGGCGCGGATCGTCGGCCGCCCGTTCGCGATCGACGGGCGCTTCGTCGATCCGGTGGTGCTGGCGGACGTGACCGCCGACATGCGCATCGCCTGCGAGGAAACGTTCGGTCCGGTCCTGCCATTGTTCCGTTTCACGTCCGAGGAGGCGGCGGTGGCTCAGGCGAACGCCACGCCGTTCGGCCTGGCCAGCTATTTCTTCACCCGCGACCTCGACCGCGCCTGGCGGGTCGGCGCGGCGCTGGATTTCGGCATGGTCGGCCTGAATACAGGCACGATCTCGACGGCGACGGCGCCGTTCGGCGGCGTCAAGCAATCGGGGCTGGGCCGCGAGGGCGGGCGTGTCGGCATCGAGGAATTCCTCGAACTGAAAACCCTCCATGTCGCCCTGGCGGGCGCGTAG
- a CDS encoding ABC transporter substrate-binding protein → MAGLATGGARGAVPSAVPVAAPVRGGHLRVAGAVGSTAETLDPARLSMATDYVRGHMFYDGLTALDDALVVHPALAETIESDDLTTWHIRLRRDVRFHDGAPLGAADVVFSLARHKIPSVGAQQYMLARTMDTIRATGPRDVEIVLTAPNVDFPAILAMSNFAIIRDGTGRFETANGTGPFTCAEFVPGIRTLGRRNAAFWGDGPFVDSIELIAIPDEMARHNALMSGDVDLIASVNPRLVRMVQAGGFGLMESPVGTYTDLAIRLDTPLARAPGLVEAIKCLLDREQIRRSVFLGYSRLGNDQPIAPESPYCNHDLPPAVHDPDRARFLLRRGGFLGERIPLVCSPAALGSVDIAVLLQYAARRIGQDLAVRRVPADGYWTQYWMKAPFGFGNVNPRPAPSLIFEMGFASASPWNESRWRDPRFDAMLAEARATRDDARRRQLYGDMQAMIKGGSGVCIPNFTTSLDGYAPHVRGLRPSQAGQLMGYDFARFVWLDGGGA, encoded by the coding sequence ATGGCCGGCCTGGCGACGGGCGGGGCGCGGGGCGCCGTCCCAAGCGCCGTTCCAGTCGCCGCTCCGGTGCGCGGCGGCCATTTGCGCGTCGCGGGGGCGGTGGGATCGACGGCGGAAACGCTGGATCCGGCCCGGCTGTCGATGGCGACGGACTATGTGCGCGGCCACATGTTCTACGACGGGCTGACGGCGCTGGACGACGCGCTGGTCGTGCATCCGGCGCTGGCCGAGACCATCGAGAGCGACGACCTGACGACCTGGCACATCCGGCTGCGGCGGGACGTGCGCTTCCATGACGGGGCGCCGCTGGGCGCCGCCGACGTCGTCTTCTCGCTGGCCCGGCACAAAATTCCCTCGGTCGGCGCGCAGCAATATATGCTGGCGCGGACCATGGACACGATCCGCGCGACCGGCCCGCGCGACGTCGAGATCGTGCTGACGGCGCCGAATGTCGATTTTCCCGCCATCCTGGCCATGAGCAATTTCGCCATCATCCGCGACGGCACGGGGCGTTTCGAGACGGCGAACGGCACCGGGCCCTTTACCTGCGCCGAATTCGTGCCCGGCATCCGCACGCTGGGGCGGCGCAACGCGGCGTTCTGGGGCGACGGGCCGTTCGTGGACAGCATCGAACTCATCGCCATTCCCGACGAGATGGCGCGTCACAACGCGCTGATGTCGGGCGATGTCGACCTGATCGCCTCGGTCAATCCGCGGCTGGTGCGCATGGTGCAGGCGGGCGGCTTCGGGCTGATGGAAAGTCCGGTCGGGACCTATACCGACCTGGCGATCCGGCTGGATACGCCGCTGGCGCGCGCGCCGGGCCTCGTCGAGGCGATCAAGTGCCTGCTGGACCGCGAGCAGATCCGCCGTTCGGTCTTCCTGGGCTATTCCCGCCTGGGCAACGACCAGCCGATCGCTCCGGAAAGCCCCTATTGCAACCATGACCTGCCCCCGGCGGTTCATGACCCGGATCGCGCCCGTTTCCTGCTGCGGCGCGGCGGATTCCTGGGCGAACGCATCCCGCTGGTCTGTTCGCCGGCCGCGCTGGGGTCGGTGGATATCGCGGTGCTGCTGCAATATGCCGCGCGCCGCATCGGCCAGGACCTGGCGGTCCGGCGCGTGCCGGCCGACGGCTATTGGACGCAATATTGGATGAAGGCGCCGTTCGGGTTCGGCAACGTCAATCCGCGTCCCGCACCCAGCCTGATCTTCGAAATGGGCTTCGCCAGCGCGTCGCCCTGGAACGAATCCCGCTGGCGCGACCCGCGTTTCGACGCCATGCTGGCCGAAGCCCGCGCCACGCGCGACGACGCGCGGCGCCGGCAGTTGTACGGCGACATGCAGGCGATGATCAAGGGCGGCTCGGGCGTCTGCATTCCCAATTTCACCACCAGCCTGGACGGGTACGCGCCCCATGTCCGCGGCCTGCGTCCCAGCCAGGCCGGGCAACTGATGGGCTACGATTTCGCCCGCTTCGTCTGGCTGGACGGGGGCGGGGCGTGA
- a CDS encoding ABC transporter permease: MRRALVPLVGRRFATAALSLVFVVVAVFAITSLLPGDATDSVLGQSATPQSVQALRHSLHLDRPAPLRFVLWLGGLLHGDFGRSLLNGLPVADMLRPRLHNSLLLAGASALLAVPVSLLLGITAAVWRDTLYDRGVTVLTLGLVSVPEFVIATLAVFVFATRLHLLPALSDIGGVHTLWQFLRAFFMPVASLALVTLAQMVRMTRAAMVDTLSAPYVEMARLKGVGPVRLVVVHALPNAVGPVVNAVALSLSSLLGGVVVIEAVFAYPGVAGLMVDAVTARDVPTVQACALVFCLAYLVLTTLADIVTIATLPGRRAP; this comes from the coding sequence GTGAGGCGCGCTCTGGTCCCGCTGGTCGGGCGCCGCTTCGCGACGGCGGCGCTGTCGCTGGTCTTCGTCGTGGTGGCCGTGTTCGCCATCACCAGCCTGCTGCCGGGCGACGCGACGGACAGCGTGCTGGGGCAGAGCGCCACGCCCCAGTCCGTGCAGGCCCTGCGGCACAGCCTGCATCTGGACCGGCCCGCGCCGCTGCGCTTCGTCCTGTGGCTGGGCGGCCTGCTGCACGGCGATTTCGGCCGGTCGCTGCTGAACGGCCTGCCGGTGGCGGACATGCTGCGGCCCCGGCTGCATAATTCGCTGCTGCTGGCCGGGGCGTCGGCGCTGCTGGCCGTGCCGGTGTCGCTGCTGCTGGGCATTACGGCGGCGGTCTGGCGAGACACGCTGTACGATCGCGGCGTAACCGTCCTGACGCTGGGGCTGGTGTCGGTGCCGGAATTCGTCATCGCCACGCTGGCGGTGTTCGTGTTCGCGACCCGGCTGCACCTGCTGCCCGCCCTGTCGGATATCGGCGGCGTGCATACGCTGTGGCAGTTCCTGCGCGCGTTCTTCATGCCGGTGGCCAGTCTCGCCCTGGTGACGCTGGCGCAGATGGTGCGCATGACCCGCGCGGCGATGGTGGACACGCTGTCCGCCCCCTATGTCGAGATGGCGCGGCTGAAGGGCGTGGGGCCGGTGCGGCTGGTCGTGGTGCATGCGCTGCCGAATGCCGTGGGGCCGGTGGTGAACGCGGTGGCGCTCAGCCTGTCCTCGCTGCTGGGCGGGGTGGTGGTGATCGAGGCCGTCTTCGCCTATCCGGGCGTCGCGGGGCTGATGGTCGATGCCGTCACCGCGCGCGACGTGCCGACGGTGCAGGCCTGCGCCCTGGTCTTCTGCCTGGCCTATCTGGTGCTGACCACGTTGGCCGACATCGTGACCATCGCCACCCTGCCGGGGCGGCGCGCGCCATGA
- a CDS encoding TonB-dependent receptor domain-containing protein, which translates to MAYSRTSSVLPGPCVRRRLTAGGRLAVLSLSTLLSAHAGWAASATSHPRQPSPAKQASRPRGMQGRAGEDITVRAGIASATGVTNTTPGGGLMPPQTVAKSRSGLTRDFIAKQSPTSNPVAMVASLPGVVYSGNDPLGTNDDQQGLSVRGLDQTEIGYLYEGIPTAAPVYLLPYTSSTADNENIQSIELTQGSPDITSPLYNAVGGELTEKLRDPSENFGGLVNASYGSFSLKREFVRLDSGEIGHTGIRSFLSFSYREADEWRGVGQTRRYHVDGKILKEWGHGNRAEFVLSYNDPLQYYLRAPTRAQWNRYGVNYNYADTYTTGNSAYYKLEENVHRTVILGAPVSLDLGGGLRFNTTPYFTYATGYDNGGTNLSRTASYYGNQPAGVLQVPGAQAGPIIPAISIDTYNLYYSGLNNTLSWTSGRNTLAIGYWYAYFDQSEPSLYEALGPQGQVSSMYGQWPILTQSGLPLSQYDIHLVQQTNSLFINDTYRALGDRLTLTAGFKETMVTRTETQNIPGATYRNGESEAAPLPQVAVSYRLTPHDMVYVNGTTSFRLPASIMSYADRFSVSTGALTRAHAVDPKPEYAIGEEIGYRHYGRVNLALALFNYNFTNRQINTTTYASGIPVTESIDGGGQTARGAQIELGLRPWHHVSPYVSAQYLHATTDNNLQVGGDYVPTAGKIAVKSPKATVAVGLSYDDGSLFGAFNMNYVSKQYSTFMDDETVPSFETFNLNMGYRFRSFGYLKHPQIQLNLLNIGNNGFLSGVSGLSTNAKTVRGVFGSSIAGSAPTYYVGGGFAGVLSLTTGF; encoded by the coding sequence ATGGCATATTCCAGAACATCGTCCGTTCTTCCGGGGCCTTGCGTCCGGCGACGCCTGACGGCAGGGGGGCGCCTGGCCGTTCTGTCGCTGTCCACGCTGCTGTCGGCCCATGCCGGCTGGGCGGCGAGCGCGACGTCCCATCCCCGGCAGCCATCTCCGGCCAAGCAGGCCAGCCGTCCGCGCGGCATGCAGGGCCGGGCGGGCGAGGACATCACGGTCCGCGCCGGGATCGCCTCGGCCACCGGGGTGACGAACACCACCCCGGGCGGCGGATTGATGCCGCCGCAGACGGTCGCCAAGTCGCGCAGCGGCCTGACGCGCGATTTCATCGCCAAGCAGAGCCCGACCTCCAACCCCGTCGCGATGGTCGCCAGCCTGCCGGGCGTGGTCTATTCGGGCAACGATCCGCTGGGCACCAATGACGACCAGCAGGGCCTGTCGGTACGCGGGCTGGACCAGACGGAAATCGGCTATCTGTACGAAGGGATTCCGACCGCGGCACCGGTCTATCTGCTGCCCTATACCTCGTCGACCGCCGACAACGAGAATATTCAGAGCATCGAACTGACCCAGGGCTCGCCCGACATCACCTCGCCGCTCTACAACGCGGTGGGCGGCGAACTGACGGAAAAGCTGCGCGATCCGTCCGAGAATTTCGGCGGCCTGGTCAATGCGTCCTACGGCTCCTTCAGCCTGAAGCGGGAATTCGTCCGGCTGGACAGCGGCGAGATCGGCCATACCGGCATCCGTTCCTTCCTGTCTTTTTCCTATCGCGAGGCGGATGAATGGCGCGGCGTCGGCCAGACCCGCCGCTATCACGTGGACGGCAAGATCCTGAAGGAATGGGGGCACGGCAACCGTGCCGAATTCGTGCTGTCCTACAACGACCCGCTGCAATACTACCTGCGCGCGCCGACCCGCGCGCAATGGAACCGGTACGGCGTGAACTACAACTATGCCGACACATACACGACCGGAAATTCGGCCTATTACAAGCTCGAGGAGAACGTGCACCGCACCGTGATCCTTGGCGCGCCCGTCAGTCTCGACCTCGGCGGCGGGCTGCGCTTCAACACCACGCCCTATTTCACCTACGCCACCGGCTATGACAATGGCGGCACCAACCTGTCGCGCACGGCCAGCTATTACGGCAACCAGCCGGCCGGCGTGCTGCAGGTGCCGGGTGCCCAGGCGGGGCCGATCATCCCCGCGATTTCGATCGATACCTACAATCTGTATTACAGCGGCCTGAACAATACGCTGTCCTGGACATCGGGGCGCAACACGCTGGCCATCGGCTACTGGTATGCCTATTTCGACCAGTCCGAGCCCTCGTTGTACGAGGCGCTGGGGCCCCAGGGGCAGGTCTCCAGCATGTACGGCCAGTGGCCGATCCTGACGCAGAGCGGCCTGCCGCTGTCGCAATATGACATCCACCTGGTCCAGCAGACGAACTCGCTGTTCATCAACGACACCTACAGGGCCCTGGGCGACCGGCTGACGCTCACGGCCGGGTTCAAGGAAACCATGGTGACGCGGACCGAAACGCAGAACATTCCCGGCGCGACCTACCGCAATGGCGAAAGCGAGGCCGCGCCGCTGCCGCAGGTCGCCGTCAGCTACAGGCTGACGCCGCACGACATGGTCTACGTCAACGGCACGACGTCCTTCCGCCTGCCGGCCTCCATCATGTCCTATGCCGACCGTTTCAGCGTCTCGACCGGCGCGCTGACTCGCGCGCACGCCGTCGACCCCAAGCCCGAATATGCGATCGGCGAGGAAATCGGCTATCGCCATTACGGCCGGGTCAATCTGGCGCTGGCGCTGTTCAACTATAATTTCACCAACCGGCAGATCAATACGACGACCTATGCCAGCGGCATTCCGGTCACGGAATCGATCGATGGCGGCGGCCAGACGGCGCGCGGCGCGCAGATCGAGCTGGGCCTGCGGCCGTGGCATCATGTCAGCCCCTATGTCTCGGCCCAGTATCTGCATGCGACGACGGACAACAACCTGCAGGTCGGCGGCGACTATGTGCCGACCGCCGGCAAGATCGCGGTCAAGAGCCCCAAGGCGACGGTCGCCGTCGGCCTGTCCTATGATGACGGCAGCCTGTTCGGCGCGTTCAACATGAACTACGTCAGCAAGCAATATTCGACCTTCATGGATGACGAGACGGTGCCGTCCTTCGAGACGTTCAACCTGAACATGGGCTATCGTTTCCGTTCCTTCGGCTATCTGAAACATCCGCAGATCCAGCTCAATCTGCTCAATATCGGCAATAACGGTTTCCTGTCCGGCGTCAGCGGCCTGAGCACGAATGCCAAGACGGTACGCGGCGTCTTCGGGTCCAGCATCGCCGGCAGCGCGCCGACCTATTATGTCGGCGGCGGCTTCGCCGGCGTGCTGTCCCTCACCACCGGGTTCTGA
- a CDS encoding ABC transporter ATP-binding protein, with protein MTAIIHVEGLRIAGRRGRGAETPIVRGVDFSVRRGEMLALIGESGSGKTTIALALMGHVRPGCRITGGRVSVAGYDVAAMNAEERRALCGRVVSYVAQNAASAFNPALPVLRQVIEPALIHRVMPRRDLEGRAVALFRALALPQPERIGARYPGELSGGQLQRLMAAMALMAGPEIVIFDEPTTALDVTTQIEVLAAFKNALADQGVTGVYVTHDLAVVAQIADQAVVLKDGTVRETGPVARVLTAPRDDYSRRLLAAAEPRARRADGPVAEAARPVIEGPVLEVRDLVVGYGRGPASGPPGMVLPATVVVDRAAFAVPPGSTLGVIGESGCGKSTLARAIAGLQPWAAGDILLDGQKLAGRVEDRTAAQRRRLQMVAQNADGVLNPARTIGATLGRVVAFYDGLRGAAADRRVAELLEMVRLSPALAARLPSELSGGQKQRINFARALAAGPQIVLCDEITAALDTVVAAAILDLMAGLQRDLGLSFIFITHDLHALRAICDRVAVLYAGRVVECGPAASLDAGPHHPYMRLLRDSVPSMRPGWLEDTRARRAAQDLAPGPSLPPGLCCYHPRCADRIPGLCDRLPPPVRRTAGGAQIACHLEPTQFPETEA; from the coding sequence ATGACGGCGATCATCCATGTCGAGGGCCTGCGGATCGCTGGGCGCCGGGGACGCGGCGCGGAAACCCCGATCGTGCGCGGGGTGGATTTTTCGGTCCGGCGCGGCGAGATGCTGGCATTGATCGGCGAGTCCGGGTCCGGCAAGACGACGATCGCCCTGGCGCTGATGGGGCATGTGCGGCCCGGCTGCCGCATCACCGGCGGACGGGTCTCGGTCGCCGGGTACGACGTCGCGGCGATGAATGCCGAGGAACGCCGCGCGCTGTGCGGCCGGGTGGTCAGCTACGTGGCGCAGAATGCCGCCAGCGCCTTCAACCCCGCCCTGCCGGTCCTGCGGCAGGTGATCGAGCCGGCGCTGATCCATCGCGTCATGCCCCGGCGGGACCTCGAGGGCCGGGCGGTCGCCCTGTTCCGCGCGCTGGCCCTGCCGCAGCCCGAGAGGATCGGCGCCCGCTATCCCGGTGAATTGTCGGGCGGGCAGTTGCAGCGCCTGATGGCCGCGATGGCGCTGATGGCCGGCCCGGAAATCGTGATCTTCGACGAGCCGACCACCGCGCTGGACGTCACGACGCAGATCGAGGTCCTGGCCGCCTTCAAGAACGCGCTGGCCGACCAGGGTGTCACCGGCGTCTATGTCACCCACGACCTGGCGGTGGTGGCCCAGATCGCTGACCAGGCGGTGGTCCTGAAGGACGGCACGGTCCGCGAGACGGGGCCGGTCGCGCGCGTGCTGACCGCGCCGCGCGACGACTACAGCCGCCGGCTGCTGGCGGCGGCCGAGCCGCGTGCGCGGCGGGCGGACGGCCCCGTCGCCGAAGCCGCGCGCCCGGTGATCGAGGGCCCGGTGCTCGAAGTACGCGACCTGGTCGTCGGCTATGGGCGCGGTCCGGCGTCCGGCCCGCCAGGGATGGTTCTCCCCGCGACGGTCGTCGTCGATCGCGCGGCCTTCGCGGTGCCGCCGGGCAGCACGCTGGGGGTGATCGGCGAGTCCGGCTGCGGCAAGAGCACCCTGGCGCGCGCCATCGCCGGCCTGCAACCCTGGGCGGCGGGGGATATCCTGCTGGACGGGCAAAAGCTGGCGGGCCGGGTCGAGGATCGTACGGCCGCGCAACGGCGCCGGCTGCAGATGGTGGCGCAGAATGCCGACGGCGTGCTGAACCCGGCCCGGACCATCGGTGCGACGCTGGGGCGCGTCGTCGCCTTCTATGACGGGCTGCGCGGTGCTGCCGCCGACCGGCGGGTGGCCGAATTGCTGGAGATGGTGCGTCTGTCCCCCGCCCTGGCGGCGCGCCTGCCGTCGGAATTGTCGGGCGGGCAGAAGCAGCGGATCAATTTCGCCCGCGCCCTGGCCGCCGGGCCGCAAATCGTGCTGTGCGACGAAATCACCGCCGCGCTGGACACGGTGGTGGCGGCGGCGATCCTGGATCTGATGGCCGGTCTGCAGCGTGATCTCGGCCTGTCCTTCATCTTCATCACCCACGACCTGCACGCCCTGCGCGCGATCTGCGACCGGGTGGCCGTGCTGTATGCCGGACGGGTGGTCGAATGCGGGCCGGCGGCATCGCTGGATGCTGGTCCGCATCATCCCTATATGCGCCTGCTGCGGGATTCGGTCCCGTCCATGCGCCCCGGCTGGCTGGAGGATACGCGGGCCCGGCGTGCCGCGCAGGACCTGGCGCCCGGCCCGTCGCTGCCCCCGGGCCTCTGCTGCTATCATCCCCGCTGCGCCGACCGGATTCCCGGCCTGTGCGACCGCCTGCCGCCGCCGGTGCGCCGCACGGCCGGCGGCGCGCAAATCGCCTGCCATCTCGAACCGACCCAGTTCCCGGAGACCGAAGCATGA
- a CDS encoding haloacid dehalogenase type II, giving the protein MSVFRPKYITFDCYGTLTRFRMSDLARTLFADQVPEEGMTRFCADFAGYRLDEVLGAWKPYRYVVMNAVERTCRRWGIRFDADVANRFYDAVPTWGPWPDVTEPLQRIAREIPLVILSNADNRQIHDNVRLLGAPFHRVYTAEDAQAYKPRMRAFEYMFDQLGCGPQDVLHVSSSLRYDLMTARDLGITHKVFVARGHEPSTPAYGYTEITDIGGLPAVVGL; this is encoded by the coding sequence ATGTCTGTCTTCCGGCCGAAATACATCACCTTCGACTGCTACGGCACGCTGACCCGCTTCCGGATGAGCGACCTGGCCCGCACCCTGTTCGCGGATCAGGTCCCGGAAGAGGGGATGACCCGGTTCTGCGCCGATTTCGCGGGCTATCGGCTCGACGAGGTCCTGGGCGCCTGGAAGCCCTATCGCTATGTGGTGATGAACGCGGTGGAGCGGACCTGCCGCCGCTGGGGCATCCGCTTCGACGCCGACGTCGCCAACCGTTTCTATGACGCGGTGCCCACCTGGGGCCCGTGGCCGGACGTCACCGAGCCGCTGCAAAGGATCGCCCGCGAGATCCCGCTGGTGATCCTGTCGAATGCCGACAACCGGCAGATCCATGACAATGTGCGGCTGCTGGGCGCGCCGTTCCACCGCGTCTACACCGCCGAGGACGCGCAGGCCTACAAGCCGCGCATGCGCGCTTTCGAATATATGTTCGACCAGCTTGGCTGCGGGCCGCAGGATGTGCTGCACGTCTCCTCGTCGCTGCGCTACGACCTGATGACCGCACGGGACCTGGGCATCACCCACAAAGTCTTCGTGGCGCGCGGCCATGAGCCGTCCACCCCGGCCTATGGCTATACCGAGATCACGGATATCGGCGGCCTGCCTGCCGTCGTCGGACTGTAA
- a CDS encoding ABC transporter permease, protein MTGPLRRLAAGRERALAVIGFWLVVAIIGPMLTPYDTGQVVSGTVFAGASRAHPLGTDYLGRDTLARLLDGTRHTVLLCLASTLLSCLAGAFVGIATVISRPWLEMLAGRLVDGLLSIPSLLLALLVIAAFGSSVPTLVLTMAVIYMPGAYRTSRALAQRIARLDFVTVARARGEGRAYIILHEILPNMAGPMLADVGLRFIYAVLLLSNLSFLGIGVQLPGVDLGSMVRENLLGVVYGAYAMIAPTLAIAVLTIGVNLALDSTGRRR, encoded by the coding sequence ATGACCGGCCCGTTGCGCCGCCTCGCCGCCGGGCGCGAACGGGCGCTGGCCGTCATCGGCTTCTGGCTGGTCGTGGCGATCATCGGCCCGATGCTTACGCCCTATGATACCGGGCAGGTCGTCAGCGGCACGGTGTTCGCCGGCGCGTCCCGGGCGCATCCGCTGGGCACCGACTATCTGGGGCGCGACACACTGGCCCGGCTGCTGGACGGTACGCGGCACACGGTGCTGCTGTGCCTGGCCTCGACCCTGCTGTCCTGCCTGGCGGGCGCGTTCGTCGGGATCGCGACGGTGATCTCCCGTCCCTGGCTGGAAATGCTGGCCGGCCGGCTGGTGGACGGGTTGCTGTCGATTCCCAGCCTGCTGCTGGCCCTGCTGGTCATCGCCGCGTTCGGCAGTTCGGTACCGACGCTGGTCCTGACCATGGCGGTGATCTACATGCCCGGCGCCTACCGGACCAGCCGCGCCCTGGCCCAGCGGATCGCCAGGCTGGATTTCGTCACCGTGGCGCGGGCGCGGGGCGAGGGGCGGGCCTATATCATCCTGCACGAAATCCTGCCCAACATGGCCGGCCCGATGCTGGCCGATGTCGGGCTGCGCTTCATCTACGCGGTGCTGCTGCTGAGCAATCTCAGCTTCCTCGGCATCGGGGTCCAGCTGCCGGGGGTCGATCTGGGGTCCATGGTACGGGAAAACCTGCTGGGCGTGGTCTATGGCGCCTATGCGATGATCGCGCCGACACTCGCCATTGCCGTTCTGACGATCGGCGTCAATCTCGCGCTCGATTCCACCGGACGGAGGCGCTGA